One genomic segment of Caldimonas brevitalea includes these proteins:
- the uca gene encoding urea carboxylase, giving the protein MFDTVLIANRGVIACRIIRTLKQMGLRSVAVYSEADADAAHVALADVAVCIGPAPAAQSYLDADRIIAAARETGAGAIHPGYGFLSENADFAERCEAAGIAFVGPTPGQMRAFGLKHTARELARRHAVPLLPGSALLRDVDEACGEAARIGYPVMLKSTAGGGGIGMRLVRSEAELAAAYEAVERLARANFKDAGLYLEKFVERARHIEVQLFGDGRGDVIALGERDCSAQRRHQKVIEETPAPGLADETRAALLDAAVRLGRAVVYRSAGTVEFVLDADTGDFYFLEVNTRLQVEHGVTEQVTGLDLVAWMVRLARGERWALQAPAPRGASIQVRLYAEDPARNFQPCAGVLTEVVFPDQVRVETAVATGSEVPPHYDPMVAKLIVTGETRDDAVARLQAALAQTRLAGIETNLRYLRAVAADPVFTQGRVVTRTLADVRYAPNAIEVLEPGVQTSVQDHPGRQGYWDVGVPPSGPMDDLAFRLANRVVGNAATAAALECTLAGPTLRFHHDAVIALCGAAIPATLDGRPLALWRSHPVKAGSVLKLGAIDTAGARTYLALRGGLDLPRYLGSRSTFTLGQFGGHAGRTLRAGDLLHLADEYEAEPVDALPPEATPVHGHHWEVGVLYGPHGAPDFFTDRDVATFFATDWQVHYNSSRTGLRLIGPKPEWARHDGGEAGLHPSNIHDNAYAIGAIDFTGDMPVILGPDGPSLGGFVCPAVVIAAERWKLGQLRPGDTVRFCCVDLAQAAQRQQAQERWIASLQAPDLAPLTPAATLGSPIVARRAGSDDRPELVVRQAGDRYLLIEIGELQLDIALRLRVHGLMQALQATALPGIVDMTPGIRSLQVHFDPARLPQPRLVEAVLAADEGLGDTGDLVVPSRTVHLPLSWDDSATRVAIEKYMQSVRPDAPWCPSNIEFIRRINGLASIDEVQRVVFDASYLVLGLGDVYLGAPVATPVDPRHRLVTTKYNPARTWTPENAVGIGGAYLCVYGMEGPGGYQFVGRTLQMWNRWRDASNGAPAFEAGKPWLLRFFDRIRFYPVSEAELLRIRQDFPAGRYPLRIEPGQFSLREYQAFLAEHAQAIADFKTRQQAAFDDERERWREAGQADYVGDEAGASAVAPQGELPAGARAVATQVPGSIWKVLVSVGDEVREGDTLAVVESMKMEFAVVAPCGGQVLRVDCREGAGVSAGQDIVVLQTAEGSR; this is encoded by the coding sequence ATGTTCGACACCGTCCTGATCGCCAACCGCGGCGTCATCGCCTGCCGCATCATCCGCACGCTCAAGCAGATGGGGCTGCGCTCGGTGGCCGTGTATTCCGAAGCCGATGCCGATGCGGCCCATGTCGCGCTCGCCGATGTGGCGGTCTGCATCGGCCCGGCCCCGGCCGCCCAGAGCTACCTCGACGCCGACCGCATCATTGCGGCGGCCCGGGAAACCGGCGCCGGGGCGATCCACCCCGGCTATGGTTTTCTGTCCGAGAACGCCGACTTCGCGGAACGCTGCGAAGCTGCCGGCATCGCCTTCGTCGGGCCGACGCCAGGGCAGATGCGCGCCTTCGGCCTCAAGCACACTGCCCGCGAGCTGGCCCGGCGTCACGCCGTGCCGCTGCTGCCCGGCAGCGCCTTGCTGCGCGACGTCGACGAGGCGTGTGGCGAAGCTGCCCGCATCGGCTACCCCGTGATGTTGAAGAGCACCGCCGGCGGCGGCGGCATCGGCATGCGGCTGGTCCGCAGCGAAGCCGAACTGGCCGCCGCCTACGAGGCCGTCGAGCGGCTGGCACGGGCCAACTTCAAGGACGCAGGGCTGTATCTCGAGAAGTTCGTCGAACGCGCGCGTCACATCGAGGTGCAGCTGTTCGGCGACGGGCGCGGCGACGTGATCGCGCTCGGCGAGCGCGACTGCTCGGCGCAGCGTCGCCATCAGAAGGTGATCGAGGAGACCCCGGCGCCGGGTCTCGCCGACGAAACGCGTGCCGCGCTGCTCGACGCCGCGGTGCGGCTCGGCCGTGCGGTCGTGTACCGCTCGGCCGGCACGGTGGAGTTCGTGCTCGACGCCGACACGGGCGACTTCTACTTTCTCGAGGTCAACACCCGGCTGCAGGTCGAGCACGGCGTGACCGAACAAGTCACGGGGCTCGACCTGGTGGCGTGGATGGTGCGGCTGGCCCGCGGCGAGCGCTGGGCCTTGCAGGCGCCGGCGCCGCGTGGCGCGTCGATCCAGGTGCGCCTGTACGCGGAAGACCCGGCCCGCAACTTCCAGCCCTGCGCGGGTGTGTTGACCGAGGTGGTGTTTCCCGACCAGGTGCGCGTCGAAACGGCCGTGGCCACCGGCAGCGAAGTGCCGCCCCACTACGACCCGATGGTCGCCAAGCTGATCGTCACCGGCGAGACGCGCGACGACGCGGTGGCCCGGCTGCAAGCAGCCCTCGCGCAAACGCGCTTGGCCGGCATCGAGACCAATCTGCGCTACCTGCGCGCGGTCGCCGCCGATCCGGTGTTCACGCAAGGCCGTGTCGTCACCCGCACGCTGGCCGACGTGCGCTACGCGCCGAACGCGATCGAGGTGCTCGAGCCGGGTGTGCAGACCAGTGTGCAGGACCATCCCGGGCGCCAGGGCTATTGGGACGTGGGCGTGCCGCCATCGGGGCCGATGGACGATCTCGCCTTTCGCCTCGCCAACCGCGTGGTCGGCAATGCCGCGACGGCCGCCGCGCTCGAATGCACGCTGGCCGGCCCGACGCTGCGCTTTCACCACGACGCCGTGATCGCGCTGTGCGGCGCGGCGATCCCGGCCACGCTGGACGGCCGGCCGCTGGCGTTGTGGCGCTCGCATCCGGTGAAGGCCGGCAGCGTGCTGAAGCTGGGCGCGATCGACACGGCCGGCGCGCGGACCTATCTGGCCCTGCGCGGCGGACTCGACCTGCCCCGCTACCTCGGCAGCCGGTCCACCTTCACGCTGGGGCAGTTCGGCGGCCACGCCGGGCGCACCTTGCGCGCTGGCGACTTGCTGCACCTGGCCGATGAATACGAGGCCGAGCCGGTCGACGCCCTGCCCCCCGAAGCGACCCCGGTCCACGGGCACCATTGGGAGGTCGGGGTGCTCTACGGCCCGCATGGCGCGCCCGATTTCTTCACCGACCGGGACGTTGCCACCTTCTTCGCCACCGACTGGCAGGTGCATTACAACTCCAGCCGCACTGGGCTGCGCCTGATCGGGCCCAAACCCGAATGGGCGCGGCACGACGGCGGCGAGGCCGGGCTGCACCCGTCCAACATCCACGACAACGCCTACGCCATTGGCGCCATCGACTTCACCGGCGACATGCCGGTGATCCTCGGCCCGGACGGCCCCAGCCTGGGCGGCTTTGTCTGCCCGGCCGTGGTGATCGCGGCAGAACGTTGGAAGCTCGGGCAGCTGCGGCCCGGCGACACGGTGCGCTTTTGCTGCGTCGACCTGGCGCAGGCCGCGCAACGGCAACAGGCGCAGGAACGATGGATCGCCAGCCTGCAGGCGCCTGACCTCGCGCCGTTGACCCCCGCGGCGACGCTCGGCTCGCCCATCGTGGCCCGGCGCGCCGGGTCCGACGACCGGCCCGAGCTGGTGGTGCGCCAGGCAGGCGACCGCTACCTGCTGATCGAGATCGGCGAACTGCAGCTCGACATCGCACTGCGGCTGCGGGTGCATGGGCTGATGCAGGCCTTGCAGGCGACCGCCCTGCCCGGCATCGTCGACATGACGCCGGGCATCCGCTCGCTGCAGGTGCATTTCGACCCGGCCCGATTGCCGCAACCCCGGCTGGTCGAGGCTGTGCTCGCGGCCGACGAGGGCCTGGGGGATACCGGCGACCTGGTGGTGCCGTCGCGCACCGTGCACCTGCCGCTGTCGTGGGACGACAGCGCCACCCGGGTCGCGATCGAGAAGTACATGCAGTCGGTGCGTCCCGATGCGCCCTGGTGCCCGAGCAACATCGAGTTCATCCGCCGCATCAACGGGCTGGCGTCGATCGACGAGGTGCAGCGTGTCGTGTTCGACGCCAGCTATTTGGTGCTCGGCCTCGGCGACGTCTACCTCGGCGCGCCGGTGGCGACGCCGGTCGACCCGCGCCACCGGCTGGTGACGACCAAGTACAACCCGGCGCGCACCTGGACGCCCGAGAACGCGGTGGGCATCGGCGGCGCCTACCTGTGTGTCTACGGCATGGAAGGGCCCGGCGGCTACCAGTTCGTCGGCCGCACGCTGCAGATGTGGAACCGCTGGCGCGACGCGAGCAATGGGGCGCCCGCTTTCGAAGCCGGCAAGCCCTGGCTGCTGCGCTTTTTCGACCGCATCCGCTTCTATCCGGTCAGCGAGGCCGAACTGCTGCGCATCCGACAGGACTTTCCCGCCGGGCGCTACCCGTTGCGCATCGAACCGGGTCAGTTCAGCCTGCGCGAATACCAGGCCTTTCTGGCCGAGCATGCGCAGGCCATCGCCGACTTCAAGACACGTCAGCAAGCGGCCTTCGACGACGAGCGGGAACGCTGGCGCGAGGCCGGGCAGGCCGACTACGTGGGCGACGAGGCCGGTGCATCGGCCGTCGCACCGCAGGGTGAATTGCCGGCGGGCGCGCGGGCCGTTGCGACACAAGTGCCGGGCAGCATCTGGAAAGTGCTGGTGAGTGTCGGCGACGAAGTGCGCGAAGGCGACACCCTGGCGGTCGTGGAGTCGATGAAGATGGAGTTCGCCGTCGTCGCCCCTTGCGGTGGACAGGTGCTGCGGGTCGACTGTCGGGAAGGCGCCGGCGTTTCGGCCGGCCAGGACATCGTGGTGTTGCAAACAGCGGAGGGTTCGCGATGA
- the atzF gene encoding allophanate hydrolase gives MNTSALSPVSLDIETLQQAYRSARLTPSQVVERVCEAIGDDAHHAWVHRIAPDQLRQRARELEQLDPASLPLWGVPFAIKDNIDLAGVPTTAGCPAFAYTPERSAFVVQRLLDAGAIAVGKTNLDQFATGLNGTRSPYGACLNAFDRRHVSGGSSSGSAVAVALGQVSFSLGTDTAGSGRVPAAFNHLVGLKPTCGLLSTRGVVPACRSLDTVSIFALTAADAQQVYAQALGQDAEDGYSRPAQPHGFDFGSGRPWTVGIPRPGQLEFFGDTAYATLFADAVERARALGAHIVDVDFEPFFKTARLLYQGPWVAERYQAIRDFIDRQPDAVFPVTREITLGGAKLLAADAFAAQYRLRELQARCEPVWRQVDVLLTPTAGTLPTLEQMWAEPVARNSDLGLYTNFMNLLDLAAIALPAGFRPDGLPFGVTFAAPAHQDQPLLNLGRRWQASAEGAQTRLGATAHRLPAKVHTTLPAVPSGQVQVAVCGAHLQGQPLHHQLTTRGARLVERTTTAACYRFYALAGGPPQRPGLVRVDRGGAAIEVEVWELPASAFGSFVAGIPAPLGIGRTVLADGRSVAGFICEPAGVVGATDITAYGGWRAWLQSQAA, from the coding sequence ATGAACACATCGGCACTGTCGCCCGTCTCGCTCGACATCGAGACCCTGCAGCAGGCGTATCGCAGCGCCCGGCTGACGCCCAGCCAGGTGGTCGAGCGCGTCTGCGAGGCCATCGGGGACGATGCACACCACGCCTGGGTCCACCGCATCGCGCCCGACCAGCTGCGCCAGCGGGCCCGTGAGCTGGAGCAGCTCGACCCGGCCTCGCTGCCGTTGTGGGGCGTGCCGTTCGCGATCAAGGACAACATCGACCTCGCCGGTGTGCCCACCACCGCCGGCTGCCCCGCGTTTGCCTACACCCCCGAGCGCAGCGCCTTCGTCGTGCAACGTTTGCTCGACGCGGGTGCGATCGCCGTCGGCAAGACCAACCTCGACCAGTTCGCCACCGGCCTGAACGGCACGCGCTCGCCTTACGGCGCCTGCCTCAATGCCTTCGACCGCCGCCATGTCTCGGGCGGTTCCAGCTCGGGCTCGGCGGTCGCGGTGGCCCTCGGCCAGGTCAGCTTTTCACTCGGCACCGACACCGCCGGCTCTGGTCGGGTGCCGGCCGCCTTCAACCACCTGGTGGGCTTGAAGCCGACCTGCGGCCTGCTCTCGACGCGCGGTGTGGTGCCGGCCTGCCGCTCGCTCGACACGGTGTCGATCTTCGCGCTCACGGCCGCGGACGCACAACAGGTGTATGCGCAGGCGCTGGGCCAGGATGCCGAAGACGGCTATTCACGCCCGGCACAGCCGCATGGCTTCGACTTCGGCAGCGGCCGGCCGTGGACCGTGGGCATCCCACGGCCCGGCCAGCTCGAATTCTTCGGCGACACGGCCTATGCGACGCTGTTTGCCGATGCGGTCGAGCGGGCTCGCGCGCTGGGCGCCCACATCGTCGACGTCGACTTCGAGCCCTTCTTCAAGACCGCGCGGCTGCTGTACCAGGGCCCGTGGGTCGCGGAGCGCTACCAGGCCATCCGCGATTTCATCGACCGCCAGCCCGACGCCGTCTTCCCGGTCACCCGCGAGATCACACTGGGCGGTGCCAAGCTCCTGGCCGCGGACGCCTTTGCGGCGCAATACCGGCTGCGCGAACTGCAAGCGCGCTGCGAGCCGGTGTGGCGACAGGTGGACGTGCTGTTGACGCCGACGGCCGGCACGCTGCCAACGCTCGAACAGATGTGGGCCGAGCCGGTCGCCCGCAACAGCGACCTGGGCCTCTACACCAACTTCATGAACTTGCTCGACCTGGCCGCCATCGCGCTGCCTGCCGGATTCCGCCCCGACGGCCTGCCCTTCGGTGTCACCTTCGCGGCCCCCGCACACCAGGACCAGCCGCTGTTGAACCTGGGCCGTCGCTGGCAGGCCTCGGCGGAAGGCGCGCAGACGCGGCTGGGCGCGACTGCGCACAGGCTGCCGGCCAAGGTGCACACGACGCTGCCGGCGGTGCCGTCCGGCCAGGTGCAGGTGGCCGTGTGCGGCGCTCATCTGCAAGGCCAACCCCTGCACCACCAACTGACCACCCGTGGCGCGCGCCTCGTCGAGCGCACCACCACCGCCGCCTGCTACCGCTTCTACGCACTGGCCGGCGGGCCGCCGCAACGGCCCGGGCTGGTGCGGGTCGACCGCGGCGGCGCGGCGATCGAAGTGGAGGTGTGGGAGTTGCCGGCAAGCGCCTTCGGCTCCTTCGTCGCCGGCATCCCGGCACCGCTGGGCATCGGCCGCACGGTGCTGGCGGACGGGCGTAGCGTGGCGGGTTTCATCTGTGAGCCTGCCGGCGTCGTGGGGGCCACCGACATCACGGCATACGGGGGCTGGCGGGCGTGGTTGCAGTCACAGGCTGCATGA
- a CDS encoding ferritin-like domain-containing protein: protein MSNDDVIDVLNNLIETCKDGEYGFNSCAEHCKSPELKAIFTSRAQDCRRGADELQARVAALGGKPDTGGSVAGALHRGWVATRDALTGRDDTAMLEECERGEDVALASYRKALQKDLPVDLRALIERQLQGAQRNHDQVKALRDSYKKRT from the coding sequence ATGAGCAACGACGATGTGATCGATGTCCTGAACAACCTGATCGAAACCTGCAAGGACGGCGAATACGGCTTCAACAGCTGCGCCGAACATTGCAAGTCACCCGAGCTGAAGGCGATCTTCACGTCGCGGGCGCAAGACTGCCGGCGCGGTGCCGACGAATTGCAGGCGCGGGTGGCGGCCTTGGGCGGCAAGCCGGACACCGGCGGCAGCGTCGCCGGCGCCCTGCACCGCGGCTGGGTCGCGACGCGTGACGCGCTGACCGGCCGCGACGACACCGCGATGCTGGAGGAATGCGAACGCGGCGAGGACGTCGCGCTGGCGAGCTACCGCAAGGCGCTGCAGAAGGACCTGCCGGTCGACCTGCGGGCATTGATCGAACGCCAGCTGCAGGGCGCCCAGCGCAACCACGACCAGGTCAAGGCGCTGCGCGACAGCTACAAGAAGCGCACCTGA
- a CDS encoding SDR family oxidoreductase, whose amino-acid sequence MHAENFTGKVVVITGASSGIGRATAHAFAREGANVVLAARREALLQEAAEECRALGGTVLTVVADVTREEDVERVAAETLARFGRIDVWFNNAGVGVFGRFEDVPSDAWRRVIETNVFGYMYGAKAAMRQFRTQGHGVLIQNASIVGRVAKPDSTAYATSKFAVRGFSEALRQEVLDQRNIHVCTILPSVIDTPFFHHAANYSHLRVRAAPPVYTPEKVAETVVGLVRRPQAEVVIGGAGKLASLFKGLIPGPMTRITGRAFNYGFLAREPSAVTSGALFEPMQDRWGTRGGWRKGPNNGGMPLLAMALVGLPLAAFAYTRWRQQRARG is encoded by the coding sequence ATGCATGCAGAAAACTTCACCGGCAAGGTCGTCGTCATCACCGGCGCGTCCAGCGGCATCGGCCGCGCCACGGCCCACGCCTTCGCGCGCGAGGGGGCCAACGTGGTCCTCGCCGCACGTCGTGAAGCCCTGCTGCAGGAGGCCGCCGAGGAATGCCGCGCCCTCGGTGGCACGGTGTTGACCGTGGTGGCCGACGTGACCCGTGAAGAGGATGTGGAACGCGTGGCGGCCGAAACCCTCGCGCGTTTCGGTCGCATCGACGTCTGGTTCAACAACGCCGGCGTCGGCGTGTTCGGTCGCTTCGAGGATGTGCCCAGCGATGCCTGGCGCCGGGTCATCGAGACCAATGTGTTCGGCTACATGTACGGCGCCAAGGCGGCCATGCGCCAATTCCGCACGCAGGGTCATGGGGTGCTGATCCAGAACGCCTCCATCGTCGGGCGTGTCGCCAAGCCCGACTCGACCGCCTACGCCACCAGCAAGTTCGCGGTACGCGGCTTCTCCGAAGCCTTGCGACAGGAGGTGCTCGACCAGCGCAACATCCACGTCTGCACCATCTTGCCCTCGGTGATCGACACACCGTTCTTCCATCATGCGGCCAACTACAGCCACCTGCGGGTGCGGGCTGCGCCGCCGGTCTACACGCCTGAGAAGGTGGCCGAGACCGTCGTCGGGTTGGTGCGGCGGCCGCAGGCCGAGGTGGTCATCGGCGGCGCGGGCAAGCTCGCGTCGCTGTTCAAGGGCTTGATCCCCGGCCCGATGACACGCATCACCGGGCGTGCCTTCAACTATGGCTTTCTGGCGCGAGAGCCGAGTGCCGTGACCAGCGGCGCGCTGTTCGAGCCGATGCAGGACCGCTGGGGCACGCGAGGGGGGTGGCGCAAGGGCCCCAACAACGGCGGCATGCCCCTGCTCGCGATGGCCCTGGTCGGACTGCCGCTGGCCGCCTTTGCTTACACCCGCTGGCGCCAGCAGCGGGCTCGCGGCTAG
- a CDS encoding S8 family peptidase: protein MYRHLLALVLVLAGAAAAAQPAGRKAYIVQLSGPPAATYSGGVAGLAATRAAPGGTFRLGAPGVRAYLSHLDTRRNQVLAGVAGAQVLHRYGVAFNGFSALLSDADVQKLKATPGVLAVRRDLPRSLATSRTPIFLGLSTPGGLWSQVDAASRPLKGEDVVVGVIDSGIWPEDPSFSDKVDANGDPVSAHQPGRVVYGPPPARWSGRCQSGPGFGPERCNHKVIGARYFDASFKASGLPLHWAEYESPRDQDGHGSHTASIAAGNAGVATRVNGTDTGRIAGMAPRARLAIYKACWSWLDLATDEVVVNCWIGDSVAAIEQAVADGVDVINFSIGGSTDDLLDPVEEAFLNATAAGVFVATAGGNEGPGNTVSHPAPWLTTVAASTHDRRLVAPVQLGNGARLQGASRSSGVPSKPLVLSTAVALYPPFDESNLDARLCFLDALDPAKAAGKIIVCDRGTNARVEKSEEAARVGAAGMILLNVEPSDLLDDPHFVPTVHLPHTDAATVRGYAVSADASAALGVATQAEGVVAPVVAEFSSRGPNLATPLIVKPDLSAPGVNLLAAFAWQPATQAQHAAVVAGTLTPPPAADFLSGTSMASPHVAGVAALLKQRHPTWSPAAIKSVLLTSAGPLRTPEGGVDGDRWGYGAGHLNPRAAAATSLVYEAGLADYVGFLCGLDLLPSDGPRCSTSLPIAAHNLNLPSLGATVVGRLEVQREVRHLGTSPATYVADAKLPGFAVAVVPAQLQLAPGERARFKVQLLRTSAPSGEWRFGSLVWRNGAGQQVLSPIVARALTLDAPASFDDTRATGTKVFNVATGYSGVLETVPLGLVPATRQSGVVSSGGVTCFDVPVATGARHARFALFDSDSSGGGADDLDLEVYLDEALVGISAGATADEEVRLSDPAPGQYSACVVGYAPQGGRASFTLSSWVVGPQSGTGSLRASGPRHVHLGGNASVGLGWSVGTGQRYLGAVSFRDGRGTDLGTTVLSVDTLSTTSRSRSGGARKANALSKKR, encoded by the coding sequence TACGGCGTGGCCTTCAACGGCTTTTCGGCGTTGCTCAGCGACGCCGACGTGCAAAAGCTGAAGGCCACGCCCGGGGTGCTCGCGGTCCGCCGCGACCTGCCGCGCAGCCTGGCCACCAGCCGCACGCCGATCTTTCTGGGCCTCAGCACCCCCGGCGGACTGTGGTCTCAGGTCGATGCAGCGTCACGCCCCCTGAAAGGCGAGGATGTCGTGGTCGGCGTCATCGACTCGGGCATCTGGCCCGAAGACCCCTCGTTCTCCGACAAGGTCGATGCGAACGGAGATCCGGTTTCCGCGCACCAGCCTGGCCGGGTGGTCTACGGCCCGCCGCCGGCCCGGTGGAGCGGCCGCTGCCAGAGCGGCCCGGGCTTCGGCCCCGAGCGCTGCAACCATAAGGTGATCGGCGCGCGCTATTTCGACGCGTCGTTCAAGGCCAGCGGCTTGCCGCTGCACTGGGCCGAGTACGAGTCGCCACGCGACCAGGACGGGCACGGCAGCCACACAGCGTCGATCGCGGCAGGCAACGCCGGTGTCGCCACCCGCGTCAACGGCACCGATACCGGACGCATTGCCGGCATGGCGCCCCGCGCCCGGCTGGCGATCTACAAAGCGTGCTGGAGCTGGCTCGACCTTGCGACCGACGAGGTCGTCGTCAACTGCTGGATCGGCGACAGCGTGGCCGCCATCGAGCAGGCGGTGGCCGACGGTGTGGACGTGATCAACTTCTCGATCGGCGGGTCGACCGACGACCTGCTCGATCCGGTCGAAGAGGCCTTCCTCAACGCCACCGCGGCTGGCGTGTTCGTCGCAACGGCCGGGGGGAACGAGGGGCCGGGCAATACCGTCTCGCACCCTGCGCCCTGGCTGACGACCGTCGCCGCCTCCACGCACGACCGGCGGCTGGTCGCGCCGGTGCAACTGGGCAACGGGGCGCGTTTGCAGGGGGCATCCCGCTCCTCCGGCGTGCCGAGCAAGCCCCTGGTGTTGTCGACTGCCGTGGCGCTGTACCCGCCGTTCGACGAGAGCAACCTCGACGCCCGGTTGTGTTTCCTCGATGCCCTCGATCCCGCCAAGGCCGCTGGCAAGATCATCGTCTGTGACCGCGGCACCAATGCGCGCGTCGAGAAAAGCGAGGAGGCGGCGCGGGTCGGCGCCGCAGGCATGATCTTGCTGAACGTCGAGCCGAGCGACCTCCTCGACGACCCGCATTTCGTGCCCACCGTCCACCTGCCGCACACCGACGCGGCCACGGTCCGTGGCTATGCGGTCAGCGCCGATGCCAGCGCCGCTCTCGGTGTCGCGACACAGGCGGAAGGTGTGGTCGCGCCGGTGGTCGCCGAGTTCTCGTCACGCGGGCCCAACCTCGCGACGCCCCTCATCGTCAAACCCGACCTGAGCGCACCCGGCGTCAACCTGCTCGCGGCCTTCGCCTGGCAGCCGGCCACGCAGGCGCAGCATGCTGCCGTCGTCGCCGGTACCCTCACGCCGCCGCCGGCCGCCGACTTCCTGTCCGGCACCTCGATGGCCTCGCCCCATGTCGCCGGTGTCGCCGCGCTGTTGAAGCAACGCCACCCGACCTGGTCGCCCGCGGCGATCAAGTCCGTCTTGCTGACGTCCGCCGGGCCGTTGCGCACACCCGAGGGGGGCGTGGACGGCGACCGTTGGGGTTATGGCGCCGGCCATCTCAACCCGCGGGCCGCCGCCGCGACATCGCTGGTGTACGAGGCCGGCCTCGCCGACTACGTCGGCTTTCTGTGCGGGCTCGATCTGCTGCCATCCGACGGCCCGAGGTGCAGCACAAGCCTCCCCATCGCGGCCCACAACCTGAACCTGCCGTCGCTCGGGGCCACGGTGGTGGGCCGCCTCGAGGTGCAGCGCGAGGTGCGCCACCTGGGCACTTCGCCGGCCACCTACGTCGCCGATGCCAAGCTGCCGGGTTTTGCCGTGGCGGTCGTACCGGCACAGCTGCAGCTCGCGCCGGGTGAGCGCGCGCGCTTCAAGGTGCAACTGCTGCGCACCTCGGCACCCTCCGGCGAGTGGCGCTTCGGCAGCTTGGTCTGGCGCAACGGGGCCGGGCAACAGGTGCTCAGCCCCATCGTCGCACGCGCCCTGACGCTCGACGCGCCGGCGTCGTTCGACGATACAAGGGCCACCGGCACCAAGGTGTTCAACGTCGCCACCGGCTACAGCGGCGTGCTCGAAACCGTGCCGCTGGGCCTCGTACCGGCCACGCGGCAGTCCGGTGTGGTGAGCAGCGGGGGAGTGACCTGCTTCGACGTGCCGGTGGCCACCGGCGCCCGGCATGCCCGCTTCGCGCTGTTCGACAGCGACAGCTCGGGTGGCGGCGCCGACGATCTCGACCTCGAGGTCTACCTGGACGAAGCCCTGGTCGGCATCAGTGCCGGTGCCACCGCCGACGAGGAAGTGCGCTTGAGCGACCCGGCGCCGGGGCAGTACAGCGCCTGTGTGGTCGGCTACGCACCGCAAGGGGGCCGTGCCAGCTTCACATTGTCGAGTTGGGTGGTCGGCCCGCAGTCCGGCACCGGCAGCTTGCGTGCGTCGGGTCCGCGCCATGTCCACCTCGGCGGCAACGCCTCGGTCGGCCTGGGTTGGTCGGTCGGGACCGGGCAGCGTTACCTGGGGGCGGTGTCGTTCCGTGACGGCCGTGGTACGGACCTCGGCACCACCGTGCTGTCGGTCGACACGCTCAGCACAACATCACGCTCACGCTCGGGCGGCGCCCGCAAGGCGAACGCGTTGTCCAAAAAACGCTGA